The Girardinichthys multiradiatus isolate DD_20200921_A chromosome Y, DD_fGirMul_XY1, whole genome shotgun sequence genome has a window encoding:
- the LOC124863745 gene encoding luc7-like protein 3 — MLSAAQLLDELMGRDRNLAPDEKRSNVRWDNESVCRYYLCGFCPAELFTNTRSDLGPCEKIHDENLRKLYEKSSRFMKEGYERDFLRYLQSLLAEVERRIRRGHARLALSQAQQNAGGPGPSGKNEEKVKVLTEKIEDLVVQIEELGSEGRVEEAQGMMKLVEQLKEEREMLSSTPSTIESFAAQEKQMEVCEVCGAFLIVGDAQSRVDDHLMGKQHMGYAKIKSTVEELKEKLRRRSEEPSDESPALKRDREEREREREEREKKRKEEEEKEKEREKEKERERERERERERDRERNRERDRDRERRAKRSHSNSRHSSRASDKKRSRSRDHRRSRSRDRDRERKRSRSHDRERRRSRERTDRKRRSRSRDRRRSRSSERKSHRHRSRSKDREKDRDRDRERNRDKGREKDKERSSKDKDHTATEEKSSSKKESDAATIKASSEPEPMQTEVASSSPLLNGQQELLQSEGDTQSN; from the exons ATGCTGTCTGCAGCCCAGTTACTCGATGAGTTAATGGGCCGAGACAGAAACTTGGCCCCTGATGAGAAAAGGTCCAACGTACGATGGGACAACGAGAGC GTCTGTCGATACTATTTGTGTGGCTTCTGTCCAGCTGAGCTATTCACAAACACACGCTCTGACTTGG GTCCTTGTGAGAAAATCCATGATGAAAATCTAAGGAAATT GTATGAGAAAAGCTCTCGGTTTATGAAAGAAGGCTACGAGCGAGACTTCCTGCGGTATCTACAGTctctcctggcagaagtggagcgGCGGATTCGTAGAGGGCATGCTCGGCTTGCACTTTCCCAAGCTCAACAAAATGCCGGG GGCCCTGGTCCATCTGGAAAGAATGAAGAGAAAGTAAAAGTTCTAACCGAGAAGATAGAAGACCTGGTAGTACAG ATTGAGGAACTGGGGTCAGAGGGACGTGTCGAGGAAGCTCAGGGAATGATGAAGCTtgtggagcagctgaaggaggagAGGGAGATGCTCAGCTCCACCCCCTCG ACTATTGAGAGCTTTGCAGCTCAGGAGAAACAGATGGAGGTGTGTGAGGTGTGTGGGGCCTTCCTCATTGTGGGTGATGCACAATCCCGAGTGGATGACCACTTAATGGGCAAACAGCATATGGGCTACGCCAAGATCAAATCTACTGTAGAGGAGCTCAAG GAAAAACTCCGTCGTCGCTCTGAGGAACCTTCAGATGAAAGCCCTGCTCTCAAACGGGACAGAGAAGAGCGAGAGCGCGAGAGGGAGGAGAGGGAGAAGAAGcgcaaagaggaggaggaaaaggagaaGGAACGGGAAAAGGAGAAAGAACGCGAGAGAGAGCGGGAGCGTGAGAGGGAGCGAGACCGAGAGCGCAATAGGGAGCGGGACCGGGACCGTGAGAGAAGAGCAAAGCGGAGCCACTCCAACAGTCGCCACTCCAGCCGAGCTTCAGACAAGAAACGGAGCAGATCCCGTGACCATCGGAGGTCTAGGAGCCGAGACCGGGATAGGGAACGTAAACGCAGCAG GAGCCACGACAGAGAGAGGAGGCGCAGTCGTGAGCGCACTGACAGAAAACGTCGCTCCCGCAGCCGCGACAGGAGGAGGTCGCGCAGCTCAGAGCGCAAGTCTCACCGCCACCGAAGCCGCAGCAAGGACAGAGAAAAAGACAGGGACCGGGATAGAGAAAGAAACAGAGACAAAGGAAGGGAGAAAGACAAAGAGCGGTCATCAAAAGACAAAG ACCATACAGCGACAGAGGAGAAGAGCAGCTCTAAGAAAGAAAGTGATGCAGCCACCATTAAAGCTTCGTCGGAGCCGGAACCCATGCAGACCGAGGTTGCCTCCTCCTCCCCTCTGCTTAACGGCCAGCAAGAGCTCCTCCAATCTGAAGGTGACACTCAGTCCAATTAA